One Flavobacterium cerinum genomic window, AATCGTTATTTTTCAACGTTTTAAAGTTGTCAACCAATTTTTTACCGTCTTTAAAGTTCGTGATCTTATAGTATTCCTGTTTAATGTCGATTCGCAAACGTTTTAATTGCTCAGCCAAAAACTCGCCTTCATATAAATTTTTACCGCCTTCATCTATGTCATTTTTCCAGTATTGCGGATACATTTTTTCCATTTCTAACGGTAATAATCCGGAAAATATCGCATTACGGGCATACTGCGTTGCTGTTGGTAAAATCGAATAATAGCTCGCTTCTTTTTCCAACTTATAATGATTATTCACTACGCTTTCAAAGGCTTTCCATTGATCATAACGTAGGTTATCAATCACTACAAATAAAATCGGTGCTTCTTTTTTACGAAGTTCCGGCACAACATATTCCCGAAACAACTGATGCGACATAATCGGTGCATCGGCTTTCGGATCAAACCAATTCTGATAATTTTTTTCGATAAATTTTCCGAACTGAGAATTCGCTTCCAGCTTCTGACTTTCGAGAATTTCCACCATACTCTGATCTTCGATGTTCTCCAACTCCATTTCCCAGAATACTAATCTTTTGTACAGATCAATCCAATCTTCAAAGGAATTAACCATGGCCATATCCATCGCAATTTTTCGGAATTCCTTCTGATAATCCATTGTTGTTTTTTCAGAAACCAGACGCGAATGATCCAGATTCTTTTTCAAACTCAACAGAATCTGATTCGGATTTACCGGCTTAATCAGATAATCGGCTATTTTAGAACCGATCGCCTCCTCCATAATATATTCTTCCTCACTCTTTGTAATCATGATAACCGGCACTGCCGATTTCTTTTCTTTTATTTCCGATAAGGTTTCCAACCCACTTAAACCGGGCATATTTTCATCCAGAAAAACGATATCAAAATTTTCTTCATCAAATATATCAATCGCATCCTGCCCGTTGTTACAGGTTGTCACACTGTACCCTTTTTTCTCCAGAAATAAGATATGCGGCTTTAACAAATCGATTTCGTCATCCACCCATAATATTTTAATCGTGCTCATATGCGCTTGGTTTTGTAATTTCTATTGCAATTTATTGTTTTAAGAACTCAACGAGGTTAAAATTATTATAAAACTAATCGCTGTTTTCGGTTCTTTTTTGTCATCCATACTCATATCCATTCCGTTG contains:
- the porX gene encoding T9SS response regulator signal transducer PorX codes for the protein MSTIKILWVDDEIDLLKPHILFLEKKGYSVTTCNNGQDAIDIFDEENFDIVFLDENMPGLSGLETLSEIKEKKSAVPVIMITKSEEEYIMEEAIGSKIADYLIKPVNPNQILLSLKKNLDHSRLVSEKTTMDYQKEFRKIAMDMAMVNSFEDWIDLYKRLVFWEMELENIEDQSMVEILESQKLEANSQFGKFIEKNYQNWFDPKADAPIMSHQLFREYVVPELRKKEAPILFVVIDNLRYDQWKAFESVVNNHYKLEKEASYYSILPTATQYARNAIFSGLLPLEMEKMYPQYWKNDIDEGGKNLYEGEFLAEQLKRLRIDIKQEYYKITNFKDGKKLVDNFKTLKNNDLTTIVYNFVDMLSHAKTEMDVVKELASNDKAYRSLTLSWFRNSPLLEIIQLAQQQGFKLILTTDHGTINCKNPSKVIGDKNTSLNLRYKTGRSLTYEDKDVYAVKDPKKIGLPAINMSSSYIFAKNDLFLAYVNNYNHYVSYYRNTYQHGGISLEEMIIPLLIFNPK